Proteins encoded by one window of Acidipropionibacterium virtanenii:
- a CDS encoding ABC transporter ATP-binding protein, with amino-acid sequence MSFVVATEKLTKKYGDRAVVQDLDLRIPEGSVYGFLGPNGSGKSTTMKMLLSLIRPTSGHAEVLGQEMTRATRRQLLGQIGSLIESPPGYAHLTGGENMRIVQRLLGLTDEQVDVAVQMVRMQNQMDKKVREFSLGMKQRLGIAMALARQPKLLILDEPTNGLDPAGIEEVRGLLRRLAEGGVTVMVSSHLLEEIDKTATVLGILSQGRMIFQGTRDQLFSAATPDVLIDCTDPSQAHNVLTREFGTTLENQSVLRLSGVDDGAIARAVAALVGARIGVHGVRREEQSLEDVFMSLTAGGGL; translated from the coding sequence ATGTCGTTCGTCGTCGCCACCGAGAAGCTGACCAAGAAGTACGGGGATCGTGCCGTCGTGCAGGACCTCGACCTGCGCATCCCCGAAGGAAGCGTCTACGGGTTCCTCGGCCCGAACGGGTCGGGCAAGTCCACCACGATGAAGATGCTCCTCTCGCTCATCCGCCCCACCTCCGGCCACGCGGAAGTGCTCGGGCAAGAGATGACCCGAGCCACCCGCCGGCAGCTCCTTGGACAGATCGGGTCGCTGATCGAATCCCCTCCCGGCTATGCGCACCTCACGGGCGGGGAGAACATGCGCATCGTGCAGCGTCTTCTCGGACTCACCGACGAGCAGGTGGATGTCGCGGTGCAGATGGTGCGGATGCAGAACCAGATGGACAAGAAGGTCCGCGAGTTCTCCCTGGGCATGAAGCAGCGGCTGGGGATCGCGATGGCACTCGCGAGGCAGCCGAAGCTGCTGATCCTCGATGAGCCGACCAACGGACTCGACCCGGCCGGGATCGAAGAGGTCCGCGGTCTCCTGCGACGCCTCGCCGAGGGTGGTGTCACGGTCATGGTTTCTTCGCACCTGCTCGAAGAGATTGATAAGACCGCTACCGTGCTCGGCATCCTCAGCCAGGGCCGCATGATCTTCCAGGGAACGCGCGATCAGCTCTTCTCCGCTGCGACCCCTGACGTGCTCATCGACTGCACCGACCCCTCGCAAGCTCACAATGTGCTGACCCGCGAGTTCGGGACGACGCTGGAGAACCAGTCCGTGCTCCGCCTCAGCGGCGTCGATGACGGGGCGATCGCGCGTGCTGTCGCGGCGCTCGTCGGTGCCCGGATCGGGGTCCACGGGGTGCGGCGGGAGGAGCAGTCGCTGGAGGACGTGTTCATGAGCCTCACCGCAGGTGGTGGACTGTGA
- a CDS encoding AAA family ATPase, whose amino-acid sequence MLARLATGDELGEALDGRRRGIGPVRGGSAGCAPHGSDRFTLGCEVELDDAASSRYRYEVTILARPELRVIQERLHGPGRNAKSGTTTDRDLVWAANDGEDGSPGIAARIDNGKRGQNPAEFFRDSRLVLTQVAVRLPGKNLVERAVLRAVDAVVSPLRTVFELDPVPSVMRGYSSRKDVALKRDGSNFSAAIGHLQQTDPQRAQNVIDSIKKIAANAVTDTRMETSTLDDVMFSLVEGDEVTPAREMSDGLLRFAAVATALQSGAQDLDVDTEDDILAVASPQQEQVDGRILMVIEEIENGLHPSQARLVLDMLRRSTEESGLQIALTTHSPAILDVLTGVLNSSIIVCYRGDDGHSCLSRLTDLEGYAAAMAHGQIGELVTRSELIRPAEPRNTDPLDFLDRIGAR is encoded by the coding sequence GTGCTCGCCCGGCTGGCCACCGGCGACGAACTCGGCGAGGCTCTTGACGGGAGACGTCGAGGGATCGGCCCTGTGCGTGGTGGATCAGCAGGATGTGCCCCCCACGGCAGTGATCGCTTCACCTTGGGCTGTGAGGTCGAGCTGGATGACGCCGCCTCCAGCCGTTACCGATATGAGGTGACGATACTTGCACGCCCCGAGCTGCGCGTCATCCAGGAACGCCTGCACGGTCCGGGACGCAACGCCAAGTCCGGGACGACGACGGATCGGGACCTTGTATGGGCGGCCAACGATGGAGAAGATGGTTCACCCGGTATCGCCGCCCGGATCGACAACGGCAAACGTGGCCAAAACCCTGCTGAATTCTTCCGAGACAGCCGCCTCGTCCTCACACAGGTCGCTGTCCGACTGCCCGGAAAGAACCTGGTCGAACGAGCGGTCCTCCGGGCTGTTGATGCTGTGGTCAGTCCTCTTCGCACCGTTTTCGAGCTCGACCCCGTGCCCAGCGTCATGCGCGGTTACTCATCGCGAAAGGATGTCGCCCTCAAGCGCGATGGCTCTAATTTCTCGGCAGCGATCGGGCATCTCCAACAAACCGATCCACAGCGCGCCCAGAACGTCATTGACTCCATCAAGAAGATCGCCGCCAACGCCGTCACCGACACCCGGATGGAGACGTCCACGCTGGACGACGTCATGTTCTCCCTCGTCGAAGGGGACGAGGTCACTCCTGCTCGGGAGATGAGTGATGGACTGCTGCGCTTCGCCGCTGTAGCGACGGCTCTTCAGTCAGGTGCGCAGGATCTGGATGTCGACACCGAGGATGACATCCTTGCCGTGGCCAGTCCACAGCAGGAACAGGTCGATGGTCGGATTCTGATGGTGATCGAGGAGATCGAGAACGGTCTTCACCCCTCGCAGGCCCGGCTGGTGCTCGACATGCTCCGCAGGTCCACCGAGGAGTCCGGTCTGCAGATCGCTCTGACGACTCACAGCCCGGCCATCCTCGATGTGCTCACCGGGGTGCTCAACAGCAGCATCATCGTCTGTTATCGCGGCGACGACGGACACAGCTGCCTCAGTCGGCTCACCGATCTCGAGGGGTACGCAGCAGCCATGGCCCACGGACAGATCGGAGAACTCGTCACGCGATCCGAGTTGATCCGCCCTGCGGAACCGAGGAACACCGACCCCTTGGACTTTCTGGACAGAATCGGCGCTCGATGA
- a CDS encoding DUF3618 domain-containing protein, with protein sequence MAEGRQQKKAKDTRSADQIRRDIAAARARMSSTIEGLTEEFHPVAIKNRAVGQAKDFAQKEYTSVRDRLTSEVKDENGWRTDRLAVIGGGLVAAVGALVVLRAVVGRASGATTRRKLERVQLAHAKRAAKAAKAGRRSDKKLAKADKKHAGKVARLATDDSTVSGVAQAMLKQAAVLRAEAADERGHNVAASKNSK encoded by the coding sequence ATGGCTGAAGGCCGACAGCAGAAGAAGGCGAAGGACACCCGTTCCGCCGATCAGATCAGGCGTGATATCGCCGCAGCGCGGGCCAGGATGTCGTCGACGATCGAGGGGCTCACCGAGGAGTTTCATCCGGTGGCCATCAAGAATCGTGCAGTGGGGCAGGCCAAGGACTTCGCCCAGAAGGAGTACACCAGCGTCCGGGACCGTCTCACCTCCGAGGTCAAGGACGAGAACGGCTGGCGCACCGACAGGCTCGCGGTGATCGGCGGCGGCCTGGTCGCCGCGGTCGGTGCCCTGGTCGTGCTGCGGGCCGTCGTCGGTCGGGCCAGCGGCGCCACCACCCGGCGCAAGCTGGAGAGGGTGCAGCTCGCCCACGCCAAGCGGGCCGCGAAGGCCGCCAAGGCCGGGCGCAGGTCCGACAAGAAGCTCGCCAAGGCCGACAAGAAGCACGCGGGCAAGGTCGCCAGGCTCGCCACCGACGACTCCACCGTCAGCGGCGTCGCCCAGGCGATGCTCAAGCAGGCCGCGGTGCTGCGCGCGGAGGCCGCCGACGAGCGCGGCCACAACGTCGCAGCATCCAAGAATTCGAAGTGA
- a CDS encoding ABC transporter permease, with translation MHAIAAELVKLKRSMSWTIVIFLPVALVLLGTFMTIIEGTGLEDGWHTLWMRSFVFYGLFPLPVGIAILASLVWQPEHRGSNWNALMSGPTSSLRIVTAKTTAITLLAILMQIIALAVVVLLGKLVFGLPGFVPATYLGIFALLLLACVPVAALQSWLSMVMRSFAAPVAVAFIGAGFSSLLLVLKLDPVMFISPYAALTRATQLGTATFADTGVITATVLAMIAAASVLLTGVITAICTAVLERGDAHI, from the coding sequence ATGCACGCCATCGCTGCCGAACTCGTCAAGCTCAAGCGGTCCATGAGCTGGACCATCGTCATCTTTCTTCCTGTCGCCCTCGTGCTGCTGGGGACGTTCATGACGATCATCGAGGGCACCGGGCTCGAGGACGGCTGGCACACCCTCTGGATGCGGTCGTTCGTGTTCTACGGGCTGTTCCCCCTCCCCGTTGGCATCGCGATCCTCGCCTCCCTCGTCTGGCAACCCGAACATCGGGGCAGCAACTGGAACGCGCTCATGAGCGGACCCACCTCGTCACTGCGGATCGTCACCGCGAAGACGACTGCGATCACCCTGCTTGCGATCCTCATGCAGATCATCGCCCTAGCCGTGGTGGTCCTGCTCGGCAAGCTCGTCTTCGGACTGCCGGGGTTCGTCCCGGCGACGTATCTGGGTATCTTCGCGCTGCTCCTGCTCGCCTGCGTACCTGTCGCGGCGTTGCAGTCCTGGCTGTCGATGGTGATGCGCTCGTTCGCCGCGCCCGTCGCCGTCGCGTTCATCGGTGCGGGCTTCTCCTCCTTGCTGCTCGTGTTGAAGCTCGACCCGGTGATGTTCATCAGCCCCTACGCGGCGCTCACCCGAGCCACGCAACTCGGCACCGCAACCTTCGCCGACACTGGGGTGATCACCGCCACCGTGCTCGCAATGATCGCTGCCGCCAGCGTCCTGCTTACCGGCGTGATCACCGCGATTTGCACCGCCGTCCTCGAACGCGGCGACGCCCACATCTGA
- a CDS encoding response regulator — protein sequence MAVIRVLLADDEPAIRASYRAILGTDPGIEVIADEASDGRQAVALTRARRPDVVLMDIRMPGLDGLSALEEIRRSRPRQAAVIVTTFGDDEYIARAVGLGVNGFLTKSGDPYDLIRGVKAAAGGGAALSPAVAAHLIDVLRAAPQDDAHRRVAGLTAREREILALLATGLSNAEIASELFLVEGTVKGYLSHIFIKLGTRNRVEAAILAHRAGLT from the coding sequence ATGGCTGTGATCCGGGTACTGCTGGCCGACGACGAGCCCGCCATCCGTGCGAGCTACCGCGCGATCCTGGGCACCGACCCGGGCATCGAGGTGATCGCCGACGAGGCCTCCGACGGCCGGCAGGCCGTGGCGCTCACCCGTGCCAGACGCCCCGACGTGGTGCTCATGGACATTCGCATGCCCGGGCTGGACGGCCTGTCCGCGCTGGAGGAGATCCGCCGCTCCCGCCCGCGGCAGGCCGCGGTCATCGTGACGACCTTCGGCGACGACGAGTACATCGCCCGGGCCGTCGGCCTCGGTGTCAACGGCTTCCTCACCAAGTCGGGCGACCCCTACGACCTGATCCGGGGCGTCAAGGCGGCCGCCGGCGGAGGCGCGGCCCTCTCGCCGGCCGTCGCGGCCCACCTCATCGACGTCCTGCGGGCGGCACCGCAGGACGACGCGCACCGCCGTGTGGCGGGCCTCACCGCCAGGGAGCGCGAGATCCTCGCCCTGCTCGCCACCGGCCTGTCCAACGCCGAGATCGCCTCGGAGCTGTTCCTCGTCGAGGGCACCGTCAAGGGGTACCTCAGCCACATCTTCATCAAGCTGGGCACCCGGAACCGTGTCGAGGCCGCCATCCTCGCCCACCGGGCCGGCCTGACGTGA
- a CDS encoding peroxiredoxin, producing MSMRLAPGTIAPDFTLPSAGGGTVTLSALAGQHVIVYFYPAAMTPGCTTQAVDFTAHHSRFTEAGYTVVGISPDPVEKLRRFTEKESLTLTLLSDSDKKVMKAYGAYGLKNVYGKEIEGVIRSTFLVDVQDDGRPIVGLAQYNVRATGHVGKLCRELGI from the coding sequence ATGAGCATGCGCCTCGCCCCTGGAACGATCGCACCCGACTTCACGCTGCCCAGCGCCGGAGGCGGGACGGTCACCCTTTCAGCGCTGGCCGGGCAGCACGTGATCGTCTACTTCTACCCCGCCGCGATGACCCCGGGATGCACCACCCAGGCGGTGGACTTCACCGCCCACCACAGCCGCTTCACCGAGGCCGGATACACGGTGGTGGGCATCTCGCCCGACCCCGTGGAGAAACTGCGCCGGTTCACCGAGAAGGAGTCGCTCACCCTGACCCTGCTCTCCGACTCCGACAAGAAGGTCATGAAAGCATACGGCGCCTACGGCCTCAAGAACGTCTACGGCAAGGAGATCGAGGGAGTCATCCGCTCGACCTTCCTGGTGGACGTCCAGGACGACGGGCGTCCGATCGTGGGTCTGGCCCAGTACAACGTGCGTGCCACGGGCCACGTCGGCAAGCTGTGCCGAGAGCTCGGGATCTGA
- a CDS encoding sensor histidine kinase, whose product MRAKQAWGDGSSSRAPAADTPFGGWLHRHALVIDIVVAVALFLYDSMYLAGQYAGFGSLSMPAFIVMEVVSAAICTLYVVRRRWPLTAAVLVFVFSCGYIVTDLGPAPVPLVALDLMAYFLAAQRGWRFGLLAAAVASVWIVVAAEPILQREYLRVGEVGVLVLATFFAATIGMATRARRRHVEGLRELNEQLARERDARAQVAAAEERARIAREIHDVVSHSLGTMVVMADGATRTVESNAEQAGAAMARVRDTGREAMAEMRRMLDVLRSDDPAMRAPQPGLGRLDRLIGEARASGLRVDLQVTGTPVALPSGIDLAAYRIVQESLTNARKHGGPLLSLVTVTVRYLDESVELRIVDDGREPVMSGAEPGNPGHGLVGMRERATAYGGTLETGLRASGGFEVRAVLPIGGTV is encoded by the coding sequence GTGCGAGCGAAGCAGGCCTGGGGCGATGGTTCATCTTCGCGTGCCCCCGCTGCGGACACGCCGTTTGGTGGATGGCTGCACCGTCACGCCCTGGTCATCGACATCGTCGTCGCGGTGGCGCTGTTTCTGTACGACTCGATGTACCTGGCCGGGCAGTACGCAGGCTTCGGATCACTTTCGATGCCCGCGTTCATCGTGATGGAGGTGGTGTCTGCTGCGATCTGCACGCTGTATGTCGTGCGGCGCAGGTGGCCGTTGACCGCTGCTGTCCTCGTTTTCGTGTTCTCGTGCGGGTACATCGTGACCGATCTCGGCCCCGCCCCCGTCCCACTGGTCGCGCTGGATCTGATGGCGTACTTCCTGGCTGCACAGCGCGGCTGGAGATTTGGGTTGCTCGCAGCTGCGGTGGCCTCCGTGTGGATCGTCGTGGCTGCGGAGCCGATCCTGCAGAGAGAGTATCTGCGGGTCGGCGAGGTAGGTGTGCTCGTGCTGGCGACATTCTTCGCTGCAACTATCGGGATGGCGACCAGGGCTCGGAGGCGTCATGTGGAGGGTCTTCGTGAGCTGAACGAGCAGTTGGCGCGTGAGCGGGACGCGCGTGCGCAGGTCGCGGCGGCAGAGGAACGCGCCCGGATCGCGCGGGAGATCCATGACGTCGTGTCGCATAGTCTCGGCACGATGGTCGTGATGGCCGATGGCGCGACACGGACCGTGGAGAGCAACGCCGAGCAGGCAGGGGCGGCGATGGCTAGAGTCCGCGATACTGGGCGTGAGGCGATGGCGGAGATGCGTCGGATGCTCGATGTGCTCCGGAGCGACGATCCGGCGATGCGCGCGCCGCAACCCGGATTGGGACGGCTGGACCGCCTCATCGGCGAGGCGAGGGCGTCGGGGCTGCGTGTCGATCTCCAGGTCACCGGGACGCCGGTCGCTCTGCCTTCGGGGATCGATCTGGCGGCGTATCGGATCGTGCAGGAGTCGCTGACGAACGCGCGTAAGCATGGCGGCCCGCTGCTGAGCCTGGTGACCGTCACGGTGCGCTATCTCGACGAGTCAGTTGAGCTGCGCATCGTCGATGACGGACGCGAGCCTGTCATGAGCGGCGCAGAGCCTGGGAATCCGGGACATGGCCTGGTGGGTATGCGCGAGCGCGCGACCGCGTACGGGGGGACGCTGGAGACCGGTCTTCGCGCATCGGGCGGGTTCGAGGTGCGCGCCGTGTTGCCGATCGGAGGGACAGTGTGA
- a CDS encoding response regulator transcription factor — MYRAGFRMVLGTRPKFEVVGDADDGDTALELLRTVDADVVLMDVRMPRMDGVEATRRIVESGGPRVLVLTTFDLDEYAYDAIQAGASGFLLKDVPLEELAAAITHVHDGDAVVAPSTTRRLLDHFATSRPEPAAADAWDRAGLSELTPREREVLGLMAEGLSNGEIADRLVIAESTTRVHVGRILSKLGLRDRVQAVVMAYQTGIVTVRDT, encoded by the coding sequence ATGTACCGGGCGGGGTTCCGCATGGTGCTCGGCACGCGCCCGAAGTTCGAGGTGGTCGGCGACGCGGACGACGGTGATACTGCGCTGGAGCTGCTGCGCACGGTGGATGCGGATGTCGTGCTGATGGATGTGCGGATGCCGCGGATGGACGGTGTCGAGGCGACGCGCCGCATCGTCGAGTCGGGAGGCCCCCGGGTGCTCGTGCTGACGACGTTCGACCTGGACGAGTACGCCTATGATGCGATCCAAGCCGGCGCGTCCGGCTTCCTCCTCAAAGACGTGCCGCTGGAAGAGCTCGCAGCGGCGATCACTCATGTACACGACGGTGACGCCGTGGTCGCTCCAAGCACGACCCGGCGGCTGCTCGATCATTTCGCCACCAGCCGCCCGGAGCCTGCGGCCGCGGACGCGTGGGACCGCGCGGGGCTGTCGGAGCTGACGCCGCGGGAGCGTGAGGTGCTCGGATTGATGGCGGAAGGCCTCTCGAACGGCGAGATCGCTGACCGGCTCGTCATCGCTGAGAGCACGACACGGGTCCACGTCGGCCGCATCCTGTCCAAGCTCGGCCTGCGCGACCGGGTACAAGCCGTCGTCATGGCCTACCAGACCGGGATCGTCACGGTTCGCGACACCTGA
- a CDS encoding glutamine amidotransferase, producing the protein MVPVKPFLLISTRPEDEAAQGEYDAMLRFTGLAPDQVVYSQLDRAPLPSVDLDGLSGIIVGGSPYSTSDPDDRKPADQLRAERELDQLLDRVVPADFPFFGACYGVGTLGVHQGAVVDRTYPEPVSAITVTLTDEGLRDPLIRAAGLPDSFDAFVGHKEAVHTLSEDAVLLATGTAAPVQMFRIGSNMYATQFHPELDVAGIVQRIHIYRENGYFDPAGMDELIDTVSTARVDHAHTLLRAFVTRYAR; encoded by the coding sequence ATGGTGCCCGTGAAACCCTTCCTGCTGATCTCCACCCGCCCCGAGGACGAGGCCGCGCAAGGCGAGTACGACGCCATGCTCCGCTTCACCGGACTGGCCCCCGACCAGGTCGTCTACTCCCAGTTGGACCGGGCTCCCCTGCCATCGGTCGATCTTGACGGGTTGTCGGGGATCATCGTGGGAGGCAGTCCTTACAGCACCTCGGATCCCGACGACAGGAAGCCGGCCGATCAGCTGCGCGCCGAGCGGGAGCTCGATCAGCTGCTCGACCGCGTCGTCCCGGCCGACTTCCCCTTCTTCGGGGCCTGCTACGGAGTCGGGACGCTGGGCGTCCACCAGGGAGCGGTGGTCGACCGCACCTATCCGGAGCCGGTCAGCGCCATCACGGTGACGTTGACCGACGAGGGCCTGCGGGACCCGCTCATCCGCGCTGCGGGTCTCCCGGACAGCTTCGACGCCTTCGTGGGCCACAAGGAGGCCGTGCACACCCTCTCCGAGGACGCCGTACTGCTGGCCACCGGGACGGCGGCACCGGTTCAGATGTTCCGGATCGGGAGCAATATGTACGCCACCCAGTTCCATCCCGAGCTCGATGTCGCCGGGATCGTCCAGCGCATCCACATCTACCGGGAGAACGGCTACTTCGACCCGGCCGGAATGGACGAACTCATCGACACCGTCAGCACCGCCCGGGTCGATCACGCCCACACCCTGCTGCGGGCCTTCGTGACCCGCTACGCGCGCTGA
- a CDS encoding sensor histidine kinase, with amino-acid sequence MDHRPSRPMTPVLTGVGVAAQVALIGWWAATGATVVYVVLQLMLLAAAWLVLLAMRYRRFRADYEHRIVTNTVLADRSRLADEMHDALGHELSVIALKAGSLQVRTTGAVHEEAASIRADVERAVDRLHRALEGVRGPVVEPVDAMIDRLVASGASITQIGRLPGRCSATAGSLVAQVLREALTNALRHAPGMPVTISYRGTPTGIAVEIRNPMPDEEPPPAPGAAGTGIDALRRRVAPLGARLSTADDHDAFVMTAQIPRHPRPLPAPEPGRRPSPLGETLRSALAPAAVAGVVLLGFYTWSVHDAVIEDQDFARLHTGMPTDAAADVLPARQAPVRLIGTAPHPTDWSCGYYTDGNFPLGMAVFEVCSHDGSVARVADLRKKSWL; translated from the coding sequence GTGGACCACCGTCCGTCCCGGCCGATGACCCCCGTCCTCACGGGGGTCGGCGTCGCCGCGCAGGTCGCCCTGATCGGCTGGTGGGCCGCGACGGGCGCGACGGTCGTCTACGTCGTCCTGCAGCTGATGCTGCTCGCGGCGGCCTGGCTCGTCCTCCTCGCCATGAGGTACCGCCGTTTCCGGGCAGACTACGAGCACAGGATCGTGACGAACACGGTCCTCGCCGATCGCAGCCGCCTGGCCGATGAGATGCACGACGCGCTGGGCCACGAGTTGAGCGTCATCGCCCTCAAGGCGGGGAGCCTTCAGGTCCGGACCACCGGGGCGGTGCACGAGGAGGCCGCGAGCATCCGGGCCGATGTCGAGAGGGCCGTCGACAGGCTGCACCGGGCGCTCGAGGGGGTGCGCGGTCCCGTCGTCGAACCGGTCGACGCCATGATCGACCGCCTGGTGGCGTCCGGGGCGTCGATCACGCAGATCGGCCGGCTGCCCGGCCGATGCTCGGCGACGGCCGGGAGCCTGGTCGCCCAAGTCCTGCGGGAGGCGTTGACCAATGCGCTCAGGCACGCCCCCGGCATGCCCGTCACCATCAGCTACCGCGGCACGCCGACCGGCATCGCCGTCGAGATCCGCAACCCGATGCCCGATGAGGAGCCGCCACCGGCACCGGGCGCGGCGGGCACCGGGATCGATGCCCTGCGCCGCCGTGTCGCGCCGCTGGGCGCGCGCCTGAGCACCGCCGACGATCACGACGCGTTCGTGATGACGGCGCAGATCCCCCGGCATCCGCGACCGCTGCCCGCCCCGGAGCCCGGTCGGAGGCCCTCGCCGCTGGGCGAGACCCTCCGGTCGGCGCTGGCCCCCGCCGCCGTCGCCGGAGTCGTCCTGCTCGGCTTCTACACGTGGTCCGTCCATGACGCCGTCATCGAGGACCAGGACTTCGCCCGGCTACACACCGGCATGCCGACCGATGCCGCGGCGGACGTTCTGCCCGCCCGCCAGGCACCGGTGCGGCTCATCGGCACGGCGCCGCACCCGACCGACTGGTCCTGCGGCTACTACACCGACGGCAACTTCCCCCTCGGGATGGCGGTCTTCGAGGTGTGCTCCCACGACGGCTCCGTCGCACGGGTCGCCGATCTCCGGAAGAAGTCATGGCTGTGA
- a CDS encoding ABC transporter permease: MNGRVIANEFAKMRHLHIWLLATMLLVVITGITVYGGVFNPDFDRATDGAWNSLLNTFSGGVLLAAPLLLAIMASRQTDVEHVGGGWLLSATSGVTPGTLCRAKLVSLGVLVTASTVASSAIVAGTGLLLGVTAPWPAGRWLGCTAAVLVVNLVLLAVHVIVSARIENQLVGIGIGLLGTILALIASSLPTWVTHLIPWGYYSFASAAGYIGSDLVAVTPSYGSIAGLAVVTAVAFGIFTSRFDRQEA, encoded by the coding sequence GTGAATGGGAGGGTCATCGCGAACGAGTTCGCGAAGATGCGCCACCTGCACATCTGGCTCCTCGCGACCATGCTGCTGGTCGTCATCACCGGCATCACCGTCTACGGGGGCGTGTTCAACCCCGACTTCGACCGCGCCACGGACGGTGCGTGGAACTCGCTGCTCAACACGTTCAGCGGCGGAGTCCTCCTCGCCGCTCCGCTGCTGCTGGCGATCATGGCCAGTCGGCAGACCGATGTCGAGCACGTTGGCGGCGGGTGGCTCCTGTCGGCGACCTCAGGTGTCACGCCCGGGACGCTCTGCCGGGCGAAACTCGTGTCGCTGGGCGTCCTCGTCACGGCGTCGACCGTGGCCAGCAGCGCCATCGTTGCGGGAACCGGGCTGCTGCTCGGCGTCACCGCCCCGTGGCCGGCAGGCCGGTGGCTGGGCTGCACGGCCGCCGTCCTGGTCGTGAACCTCGTCCTCCTCGCCGTCCATGTCATCGTCTCCGCCCGGATCGAGAACCAACTCGTCGGCATCGGCATCGGACTGCTCGGCACGATCCTCGCGCTCATCGCCAGCAGCCTGCCCACCTGGGTCACGCATCTGATCCCGTGGGGCTACTACAGCTTCGCCTCCGCCGCCGGGTATATCGGATCAGACCTCGTGGCCGTCACGCCGTCCTACGGGAGCATCGCCGGGCTCGCCGTGGTCACGGCGGTCGCTTTCGGGATCTTCACCAGTCGCTTCGATCGTCAGGAGGCATGA
- a CDS encoding GroES family chaperonin yields the protein MSDVPTQSPVSGDLPIRMLGDRLLVAPEKQGSERHSGSGIVIPATVRLGHRLTWGTVVALGSAVHQVGLGDRVLFDPESRAEVELDGTSYVLLHEEDLHAVSTGRRADPGAGGLYL from the coding sequence GTGAGCGATGTCCCGACGCAATCCCCGGTCTCCGGGGACCTGCCGATCCGGATGCTCGGCGACCGGCTCCTGGTGGCCCCCGAGAAGCAGGGCTCGGAGCGTCACAGCGGCTCGGGCATCGTCATTCCCGCCACCGTCAGGCTCGGCCATCGGCTGACCTGGGGGACCGTCGTGGCGCTCGGCTCGGCGGTCCACCAGGTGGGGCTGGGAGACCGGGTGCTCTTCGACCCCGAGTCGCGCGCGGAGGTAGAGCTGGACGGCACCTCCTACGTCCTGCTGCACGAGGAGGATCTGCACGCGGTCTCCACCGGTCGGCGGGCCGATCCCGGTGCCGGGGGCCTGTACCTGTGA